The nucleotide sequence TGTCGTGATCCCGCACAGGGCGGCAGAGGGCCATGCCCAACTCTGCCGTGAGTCATCACGGGGTGAGTGCCCTGCAGTGGTCCCTGGCCATGCTCGGGCCAGAGCCGATCCTGTAGGCAGCTTCCCAGGTGGTCCCCAATGAAAGGGGGCACGTGGGGCCCACCACGCAGACCCCTCCACCCCACACTCACTGTGGAGACGTGGAGCAGGGAGAACAGCGCCCTTCCCCGCCCTGGCCTGGGAACTCACCCGGAGAGAAACCACCTGGGAGCGAGAGGGCAAGAGTGCCAAGTGCCGGCATCCTCTGCCATGGGCGCCGGTGTGGGAGGAGCCTGGGGCCAAGGAGCCCTTGCCAAGGTCCACACCGGGAGGTGACAGCCTCACCTCGGGGACCCACTGCTGCAGCCCAAGGGGTGGTGTGATCACCCAGCCAGCGTTCAGAAAGATGAGGCAACCATGGCCAGCGGAGCTTGGGAAACAGTCCCCAGTGGGCCTGGGGCACCGAGCCAGACGGGGCTGGCAGGGTGGGAAGGACCGAGCCTGCCTTCTAAGGAGCAAACGCTGTGGCGCCAGGACCAGGGTTGAGGAGGCGTGCCTGGCGCGTGGCTCCGTGCCCCTCCTGCACACCCCCTAGGAAGCAGGGCGCCCCACCGCCCGGCCTCTCACAGGCTCCAGAGCAGAACTTCTCACCTCACTGGGAGGGGAAGAGTAAGTGCTGGCTTCACGGGTACCTGTGACTCCCGCCCACGGAGCAGCCCGCTAGCCAGGCAGGTGTGTGCGGTGTGGACATCCGCCCACCCCACGTCCTCTCCAGAAGCCGACCCCACAAAGGCaggactgttagggttagtgaggGTGGGCAGCGACGCCTCCGCCAAGGGACTCAGAGTCCACGCCCACGACTCCTAGGTAACAACGCTGCTGCTCTCCCCTGAAGGGCAGCCTGGCTGTCCTCTTACCAGGCCACATCCCGTTTGTGTTGGCCTTTCATCAGTGCAGTCAGCACTGCCCCCTCCTTCACCACCAGCGTCCCCAGTGGAATCCCAGGGTCAGGAATGTGCGGCGATCAGACGCGAGGTGGCAAGTACGTGCACAGGCCCATATAAAGCAGGGAGAGCCCGGGAGCCACACCTCCTGGACGAGGACCCACAGAAGCTCGCCCAGCCCCGGAGCCCAGGGACCCACCAGCCCTCCCGGGAGCAGGCCCTGCCCCTCGGTGAGCACAGCCGCCCTGTCCCCAGTAGGAGCCCCTGCTCAGGCCCTTGTCCGGTCAGGAGCTGGGCACAGGCAGTCAGAGGGTACCTGGAAccaggggcagggaaggcccagagaggtggagaCCAACACTGTGTTTTGCCGACAGCCCCAGCAGCAGAGATCGGCCACAGCTGCCCTGCCAGGGCCACTGTCTCCTGCCCTGGGCGTTTCCTGCTGTTTCCTGGACATTGGAGCCTGAAGCCCTGACTCGTGCTGGGGCCTCATTTTCAGTGGCAAATGCTCCCAGCTCCTACCAGATTCTTGAAGGGGTCCACGGCCCCCAAAAGGGGAGAAGGGCCACTACTTGCTCTGCACCAAGATGCCACCTTTCTAGAGACCCAGAGGCGCCCCCGGGTGGACTTACCCACCAGGATGGAAAGGTCCCCGTCCCCAGAGCAGTCGGTAGTGTGCTCTCTATGGGAAGGGGAGGGGCGCACGCCTGCAGAAAACTGCCTCCTGGAAGCCCCCACTCTGCCCAGGCCCCGACGGACAGACTTCCCTGGCAGCAGGAGGGAAGTCACTCCAGCCCCTGGGGGCCTAGAGAAGCTTAGGAGAACTGGATTTGGGTAGAAAGAGGGgtacttcctttcctttttttttctttttttctttttgagactgagtcttgctctgttgctcgggctagagtgctgtggcatcaccatagctcactgcaacttccaactcctgggctcaagcgatcttctgcctcagcctcccaagtaactgggactatagcaCTTGTCACCACGCttggctagtttttaaattttttgtagagatggagtctcactcttgctcaggctggtcctgaattcctgggctcaagcgatcctcctgcctcagcctcccagagtgctgggattacaggtgtgagccaccatgcacggtctcattattttttttttttaaagctttctggCTGAGCTCacttctttgaaatgtttttgaagGAGCCTTTTTGGGAAAGGGCTCTGAGGACTTTTGTCCCGTCTTGTGCAGAGCTGGCATTCTCCATTCTATCCTCAGTTCCACTCCGCAGAGAACGAGCCAGCTCCAGCTCACCACTGGTCATTACCAAAAAGGCTTCCTTTGCGAGAAAGGGAGCAACTGTTGCTAAGGCAGGGGCATTCCGGGAAGTTCCGTTTCAGACCTCCCCGACTGTCACGTGTGGTGTAGGGCAGCAGGTCAGGGCTTGCATTCCACCTGGGCTTGaaccccagctctgtcactttaAGCCatgagatcttgggcaagtcgCCCCCCCTGTTTGAGCGTGATGCTGCCTCTGCAAATGGGGCTGGAGTAACACCCTGCCGTGGGAGGGCCGCGAGGCCCACATCTAACAGGTGTGAGACGCGTTTCCCACAGGCTTGGCACATCAGGAACCCATCTAGTCATTGGAATTGTGGATCCAAAGCCTCcgctttctagctgtgtggcctgggcacAATCTCTTAGCCTTTCCAACAGTTTTTTTTGCCTGAAAAAGTGGGACTAACAGTACCTATGGGGCAGGTttattgtgaagatgaaatacaACCGTGTGTGCATAAAGCTCTtagctcagagcctggcacatcGCCAGTGCTCCCCGGGGGGTGCCCATGCTCCCCCACGTTCCCACGCTCCTCCCCAGGATGGGGTCCAAGTTAGGTGAGGACCACCAAATCCGTTTCCTGCTTTCAGGAGCAGTTAATTTCCATGTTAAATACACATTAGCAGGGTGTCCCAGCCAAACAGCTTAGCTAAACCCATCTATTATCAAGTTGAAAACTAAGGGAGACTGATGCTTTTAACTTTCTACCCTATGGCTCTGAGATGACATGGCCCAAGGGATGAACCCAAATGCACTTCGCTCTCCCGGGGCCGTCTGGGCATGCCTCTGCCGTCCAGCAGTAGTGGCATCGCAGTGCTCAGCTGCCACAGCAGTCAGATCCAGGGAACTGCAGGAGTGAGAACCAGCCTAATGAGTTCAATCAGCTCCCGAGCCTGCTCATAAAATAAAGGCCTGGTCCCTGCCACTGCGTGGAAGCCGGGCTCCCTTCTGATGGCTGCTCAGGCCTGGGGAGTACTACTGGCAAGCTGTTGTGCGTGGCGTGTGTACAGACTGtaacttcttcctctctttccttggGTCAGATGCTAAGCCCTCACCCCCTGGcctacctcctcctcctgccgCTGGGCACCTGCCTTCCTCTACCGGACACAAGAGGACCCTCAGACGCCCTGGGTAGCATCGGAGCTGGAGCGAGCTGGGCCAGCCTGGCCGAGGGGCCCCGACCCCGCTTCGTGTGGGGCTCTTCTCGGTGGTCGATTTTCCACAGCCACAGGCCCTGCTTGTCCAGGCCAAGGGGCTGCGGACATTGGGCAGAGGGCATGCTGGCTTCAGGTTCCGCTCTGGGAGGCAGGACGAGGGCAGCAAGGCTACTAGCTTCCTCCCGGCGGGCGGCGAGAAGGCCAGTGTCCTGTTAGGGAACCTGGCTGAGGAGATCAATGGCTACCGCAGGAAGAAAGGCGGCTTCCACTTCCGCTTCGGCCGGCGGTAAGGGCCAGGGCGTCTCGGAAGGGGTTTCTTTGTGGACCCTCCCTCCATCTGTCTTCACTCCCATCTTCTCCCCCAGCCTCAAAGACTAAGACACGGAGAAGATGTAGGCATTATAATGCACAACCGGCGGTAGTATCGGTTAGGTGTTTGCTTACTTTTGATTTCCAACTTTGCTAAGGCAACTAGGTGGTGTGAAAAAGGAGGCGGCCAAAAGCAAGCCGTGTCTGCTTACGAAGACAGCACTGCAGCTGTTCCAGCTCACCGAGACCCGTCAGCCTCAGCCTCCGCCTCCCCCGAGCAGCCCCCTGGCCCCGGTGGCGTGGACACGAGGCTGCGGTTGGGCCATGAATGTGAACAGGCAGAGCAAGGCAGTGGGCTGACTACGGCGGGGTAATCAAAGTTTTGGCAGCCTCCACAGGGACGTCGGTAGCTGACATCCGAAGTACATCTGTGAACAAGCACATTCCACTGGGTGCAGAGTATGGTTCCGAaagctaaaaaggaaaaaatgtgttGTTCTCCATCCTATTAACACACGATCCCTCTGGCAGGAACCCTCGCTGTGGTATGGGGAGCCCCTTCCCACGGCTGTCCTTCTCCACGGTGCAGCGTTTGTCACACCAGGAGTCTCCAGAGAGACGAGCTAGGGAGCAATACATTGTTGCTATAGCAAGGGTGCATTTCAAATGTTCAAATATGAATGTGCTGTGTCTTTTGAAATCAAAGTTGTAACAATTGCAAAACCATAATGGAATGCTGGCCTCTTCCCTAAAGGTTCTCTGTGCCCTAGAACTTGGTTTGCCGGAGCTCTGAGCGCCTTCCCTTTGGGGAGATACAAGTCCCACTGCGTGTCCCCTGACACCTCTCTCCTAGAGCCCCTTGACGGAGAGTTGGTCAAGGTACAGGGTGTTTTCCTCCTCCACTTGACTGCTCCTTCCTTGGTTTTCTCAGAACAAGGGGCATTCAGGAAACAACTTCGATAACCCAGGGAGCGCCTGCGCTCAGCCCGGGGCGGCCGCAGCCCCGGGTCCAGGCAGAGCCTCCATTTCAAAGGCTGCTGTGGAGTCTCCTGCATCCATCCCGTGTCAGGCGCGGCGGCCGGGTGCTGCTCGCTGCCGGGCTGGCTTCCACTGCTGCGATGAGAACGCACACTGATGTTGCCATGGCAACTTCTCCCCTCCTTGCGCGCCGCAGCTTGCCCCTGTTCACAattgaataattttccattgagCTGTCACAATTAATTGGTGGATTTTTATTAGCCTTTTAGAACCACACTGGGCTGGGCCCAGCTTGGCACCTTGGAGTATTTCACAGTGTTCTCCATTCTATTAGCGACTTACATTCCCCAGAAGCAGCTCTCAATCCTCCGCAGCCAGAAAGCCACTTCATTAGGGGGTGACAGAACTGAGCCACAAAAGAACCAACCTGACTGGGGAGCAGGAACGGGAGGTGCAAAGGGAAAGGAGCACGGGCGTCGGAGTGGCACCCGATGTTCCGCACGCTGCCTTCTCCCGGGCTGGCTGCGGGTGCCCTGCGTCTTGGGGCTGCCGTGACAGGGAGAAGACAACGGCACCTGAGCGTGGGCCACACCACTCTTTCCACCACCGTTCGAGGAAGAGGCGAGTCAGGGTGCCTCCTGCAAAGGATGTTGTCACCGGCAGCTAACATGACACTGACAGGCATGGACACAAGCCCAGGGTCCTTGCTATAAGGACAGCCCTGGCATGCACAGACAGGATAGACAGACAGACCCTCTCAGCCCCAGGCGTGCTCATTCTCGGGGACGGGGGCGCCTATTCCGCTTGGCTCGTTAAAGGTGGGAGAGGCAGTAACCTGGGTCACTCTCCCCTCAGCTCATCCACGGATATAGAGCAGCCAGAAAACATGCCCACCAAAGACCAGGTGAAACACAACAGATCGAAGGCCAAGGGCAGAACAACGCCCTGGAGCAAGATCCCAATTTctacctgctctgataaaggacCTGCTCCATGGTGACAGTTCTGAGAACCGGGAGGACGGCAGGGCTGAGCTATCCTGAGTATCTTTACACACTCTTCAGGCATGCACTGGGCGGTTTTTAATTTAGCAGGATTAGATTAACCTTGATAGAGAAACCTGGGATAAAGGAAACGGGTAAGGGGGCTCCCCAGGAGTGGGCGTATTGTCATCATGCTTTtatcagtgaaaaaaaatcaacaagctATTCTTTCCAGTTTGCTCGTACATTTGCACTCCATATCCCTGAAAACCACAACCGCCCAGCAGCTAAGGGCTCTGATCTGTCAAACCAACTCCCCCTGGACCCAGCCCACTTCCTCTTtcgcccctgccctgcagccaccAAGGTCTCTGGGTCCTCTCACGCCAGCCCAGCGGCCCCTCGGCCCTGCTCTCTCCTCAGTGGGGAAGATTACTCCTCTCCAGGTGAGATTCCAGAACTACCTGTCATGGGAGCAGAGACTGAGCTCCCCTGAGCGATGCCAGTGGCTCCACCTGGCCTGGCAGCCCGGCGTCCCCCAGCCCGGAGCACCCAAGCTGTTCGCATGTTCGCTGTATTTAGTGAATATAAAGGGTTTCATCTTGGTGTGTAGCTTTAAAGATATTTAGCATCAAAATGGATGGGAAATACTCGTCTGTAATTTCCCGAATgtttgaaatagtaataaaaatctttaagGAAGACACCAATACAGACTCCTGGGAGCAGCCAGCTATAAGGCAGCGGCTATAGTGAACAAGAGGAACGTGACCTTGTCCTAGCTTTGCTCCAGTGCCAAAGGTGCTGCATGACGGATTTCATTAAAGACCCCAACCCCAACACAGTACTTTCCAGCCCACTGGGCAGGGAGCTGCTGCCATCCACAGCGTCCCTGGCCCTTGGGAACGCCCACCCAGACCACACCTCAGAGCCTTCCCCGACTGCAGTAGTGACTTCGGCTGGAGCTGGGGGACCTGCCCAAGACGTCAAGTGACCACCAGTGCTGAGGGCAGTGCTGACGGGGGGACACTGTGCACAGTCTGATCCTGCCCCATGTCTTCTGTACGAGCCATTTAGAGGTCGGTTCCCCAGGGCGCTCAGTGTAGGAATGCCGCCTGTACATTACCTGACGCCTAAGAAGCTGGTCTCGCTGGAATTCTTGGCTTCTTCCCTTCCAGCATGCACGgagcagcctggccctggggcacAGCTCTCTGCTGGTCATGCTGTGGCCACCTGAACTGTCTACACAGTAGCCTGCCATGGTAGTAGCAGCTGGCACATACTGCATGGCCTTGGCCAAGCTGCACCCCCTTGCTGAGCCTCCACTTCTTTACCTGACAGAGGACAGTGACAGAAACtccctcataaaaaaaaaaaaaaaaggtgtgaaGGTTTCAGGTGGTGACTCGGAGAGCATCTGCAGAGTAGCTGAGATGCTGTAATTTTAAGGATGCTTTCactgaagtattaatattacacCAGAACATGCATCAATTCTAAGTGCACAGTTTGAAGAAGCTTCACTGAGTGACACACCCACTAGCCCGCATCACCCAGACTGAGAAACAGACCTGCCCCCGACCCCACCCTCCCCGCCACACAtttccctctgccccagcagcCAACGCCACGCCCCGGCCCTGCCCGGTGAGTGAGCAGCAGCTCGGGCGCTGCTGCTGTCTGGTTTCTTTGGCCCACGCACGTCGTGCTGTGTGGCAATTCTCACTGTGCCATTTTGTTATCCTTTTTCCTGTTAATGGACATCTGGATTGTttgcagttttttgtttgtttaaagggAATTTGTGATACTTTAGGCTTGTGTTTTGTGACGGTAACCACAGTAGCTGCTTGCCCCTTTGTTGGGCTTGGCCCCTGGGTACCCCTTGGTGCAGGACCTCAAGGGCAGGACTCAAAATTATCTGGAAATAgttctgtgtgtgcacatatgtgcattTTCTGGGGCTGGGATCCACAGTTTTCATTAGAATTTCAAGAGTTTCTGTGACctaaaaaagattaagaaaccACTGTCTTGGAATGGCTAAACCAAACTAAGTTTTATAAGCTTGAGTGACACACACAAAAGATCCCTCTCTAGGAGACAAGCAGTGTCTTACTCCACACAGGCACATCTGCCGGGTGACTGGTCATGCAACCTCGCCGCTCAGCACTGGGACACGGGATGACGACACGCCTACCTGGGAGCTGGCAGGACCCCATGAACGGTCCACACCTGACACATGGGTGCAGTGCCAGTTATGGCTGTCACCAGAATCGTTCTACATCTTCTTTCAGACTTGGGAACCGTCACTCAAGGATGACGCTTTTGGCCACAGAAAAGCCTCAGACTCAGGACATCTGGTGTCCAGTTATGGTCCAACCGGTAAGCACCTCTGTGGACCCCACCTCAGTTTTTGTCTCTGTGAAGCGGGAGGAGGAGAACCCGGCGCCCTGCACTGCTGCAGCCACCTGCTGTGAGCACGCCAGCCCCGCCGCCTGCCGCGCGCAGCACGTCTTGCTGCCGAGGGCTCCCGAGAAGAGCTCCACTGAGCCGTGCGCTTCAGTATGCTCCGCCGAGCAGGACACGCAGCCTCTGACAAGCCTGCTGGCTTAATAAGTATCATTACAGAGGGCGCTGCTCACTTCCCCACTTCCCCTTCCACGCTGTCAGCATGGCAGAGACAGAGTCAGCACTCCCCACCTGACAGTCCCCTGGGGGGCCACTGCATGACCTCGAAGGCCGGCACACCGCCTCTCCTGCTCGTCCACACGAAGAAATAAGACACCCAGGATGTTGAACACAAGTAAGCGAGGAGCGCCTTGGGGCTGAGGGCAGTGAGTTCAAAGGTAAAGAGAGAAAAGGCACGCTGTGGGGGGGACAGGGATGCAGCCAGCAAGGAACTCAGGACGTCACCTCCTCACCACTCTCCAGGATGCTGTGATGGCCTGACCCACCAGTGAGAAGTGGCCTGTGTGGTGGCACAGCCCACTCGCAGTGCTGCGAGAAGAGCCGGGCTGCTGCCAAGCCAGTGCCAAGGGCACAGGAAGGGCCTGAGCAGAGCAGGGAAAGCGCCTGCGAAGCGGCCCATACGCACACAGCACACCGGGGCCGCTGGGCGGCAACCCCGCCACTGTTCTGCAGGACCCAGCACAGGGCTCCAGCCCCTTCAGGAATCGGACCCCGCCACGTCCCTGTCCACACACACAAAGCAGCTCAGAACGGGGAAGGATCTCGGACCAGAGCAATCTGCCAAGGATTCTAAAGTTGTAAAcactgatttatttaaaaaatactacagaGAAGAGATTTGGATTCAAAAAACACGGAGTCATATACAGAAACAAAATGTATTTGGACccagaaaaaaagaggagggacCCCATAGGCATTCCAGAAGAGAGTGGAAAACTATTTACATGTCATTTATAAAAGAGCAAGTCTATAAAAGAGTGTAATACCAaggtataaatgtaaaatatagtgGCACATCATGTTAACAAAAAGAAGAGACCAGTACCTTGTGGAAACAGGCAGTCGGGGATACCCGGTGGGTCTGCAAGGCCGCTGTCGGTGTCTAGCGCCTCCCGCAGGCTGCGCGACACAGCCATCTGGGGGCAAAGAGGTGATGCACTGTGAGAACCGCATAAAACGATCCGGAGGAAACCATTtctatcagaaaaataaaatacaagtatAGGTGACAAGTGTAAAAATAGGGGGCTGTGAGGTCGCGGCCTGAGGCAGCGCAGGGAATGGGAAGGTGGTCTCCCCTGGGCCCAGGTGAGGCCGGGGGCAGGCGCCTGCCCACTCCTAGAGTTAGCTGCTCTAGATCAAGGTCCGGTAGACCTGGGGTCCCTGCCCCGAGAGTCACGGTCTCTGTCCTGGGCAATCCGGGGGAGGACACACCAAGGCCTGCTCTTTGAAATACTTTCTGGGGCTTCACTTGTGGTTTTCTTAACACTCCCTGATGACCCTACAGAAACATGAGGCCAAGTGTTGCTCACGCtaattaaataaaagacattagCCTGATTCAAGAATGCAGCCAACAGTGGTCAGGCCTTTGGTGCCAGCAGTCCTTTTCCTGTGTGCTGGTGCCCCGTGGCAGTGTCCTTCTGTATCCAAATGGCTGTGCAGAGGGCAGAGCTTTGAAATGCTTCAAGAACTCCAGAAACCTGAAGACTGTCTTGTCACAAAGGGAAGggcgggggagggaaggagatgagTCAGAAATCAAGACCTTTTCGGGGCACCTGGATGTGTGAAAGGAAAGTTCACCCTGGGCCACCGCAGACCTGCCAGGCCCAGTCCAGGGCTAGCCTGGCACCGGCCGTGACCCACCTAACCactgcctccctgccctgcccctgttCTGCTGGGGGGTCGGCAGCGACAGTGACCTGCTACCCTTAAGACTCAAGCTTTCTCGCTGGGACTTGGCAGTGCATGTCAAAGACAGCAAGAACAGGCCTCGGGGATGTGGACAGGACAGATGACAGCTCCCACCTGTCCGGGACACACAGGCTAGTTGGCTGTAGCACCCTGTTTCCCACCCGAATCAGGAGCTGTCCTGCACAGGAGGGAATGGCAAGTGCGCCCAGCCCCGGGCAGCAAAGGAGGGCAGAGCGACCAGCGGGTGGCACTGGTTGCGCCTGTCACTCCCAAATGTGGTTCTTGAAACACATCTTCAATGCAGGAGGTGCAGGGAcgaggagtggggaggggacgCGGCTCGTGGTCTTGGTTCAGGCTTCGGTTCTTGGGACAAATGGAAGGAGAAGGCACAGCCAGAGGACGAGGATCtccagagagaaaaacaaaaaggacacTCCTTTTTGGTCGTTGCCACCTGACCCGGAGAGCTCAGTCCAAAGCACTCGGTGGCAACCAGCCTGAGAGGCCCTGGTGTGCCAACTGCCGTCCACAGAGCGAGCGGGGACTCCACAGATACAACTTGAGGACAGGGCTGGCTCAGGGAGCCCGGGCTGGGGAGGGCGATGGTGCAGGAGGACAGTTGGTGCACACATAGGTAGTAGGGCTGGACTCCATGGGGGCCCTCGGCTGTGCCTGGCGCAGAGCTCCTGGGCCAAGGTGCCG is from Lemur catta isolate mLemCat1 chromosome 10, mLemCat1.pri, whole genome shotgun sequence and encodes:
- the LOC123646591 gene encoding LOW QUALITY PROTEIN: orexigenic neuropeptide QRFP (The sequence of the model RefSeq protein was modified relative to this genomic sequence to represent the inferred CDS: inserted 1 base in 1 codon); translated protein: MLSPHPLAYLLLLPLGTCLPLPDTRGPSDALGSIGAGASWASLAEGPRPRFVWGSSRWXDFPQPQALLVQAKGLRTLGRGHAGFRFRSGRQDEGSKATSFLPAGGEKASVLLGNLAEEINGYRRKKGGFHFRFGRR